A single genomic interval of Nonomuraea rubra harbors:
- a CDS encoding siderophore-interacting protein produces the protein MTEPYHMFHVRVDRLERLSPSFLRVTFTGEDLHHFADNGFDQRLKLLLPVPEHGMAHLPTGQDWYLRWRELDQAKRNPMRTYTARLVRPEAGEVDVDVVMHPDGGPVARWAEGVQPGDVAALYGPTSRFEGRHGGLEFHPPAGTGCVLIAGDETAVPAICGILERLPAHLNGEVFMEVPCDDDALLVETPASVKVTWLARNGGERGARLIPAVRAAAGRLLPSSPAAASPDFVDVDVDAEELWEVPPEEEVDYGPLYAWLAGEASVIKTLRRHLVAERGMDRRSVAFMGYWRDGRAEN, from the coding sequence ATGACCGAGCCCTATCACATGTTCCACGTACGGGTGGACCGGCTCGAACGGCTGAGCCCGTCGTTCCTGCGGGTGACCTTCACCGGCGAGGACCTGCACCACTTCGCGGACAACGGCTTCGACCAGCGGCTCAAGCTCCTCCTCCCGGTCCCCGAGCACGGCATGGCGCACCTGCCCACCGGCCAGGACTGGTACCTGCGCTGGCGCGAGCTGGATCAGGCCAAGCGCAACCCGATGCGCACGTACACGGCCAGGCTCGTCCGCCCCGAGGCCGGCGAGGTGGACGTGGACGTCGTCATGCACCCCGACGGCGGCCCCGTCGCCCGCTGGGCGGAAGGCGTGCAGCCCGGCGACGTCGCGGCGCTCTACGGCCCGACCTCCCGTTTCGAGGGCCGCCACGGCGGGCTGGAGTTCCACCCGCCCGCCGGCACGGGCTGCGTGCTCATCGCCGGCGACGAGACCGCCGTCCCCGCCATCTGCGGCATCCTGGAGCGCCTGCCCGCCCACCTCAACGGCGAGGTGTTCATGGAGGTGCCCTGCGACGACGACGCCCTGCTCGTCGAGACCCCCGCCTCCGTCAAGGTCACCTGGCTGGCCAGGAACGGCGGCGAGCGCGGCGCCCGGCTCATCCCCGCCGTCCGCGCCGCCGCCGGCCGCCTGCTGCCCTCCTCGCCCGCCGCCGCGTCCCCCGACTTCGTGGACGTGGACGTGGACGCCGAGGAGCTGTGGGAGGTGCCGCCGGAGGAGGAGGTCGACTACGGGCCGCTGTACGCGTGGCTGGCCGGCGAGGCGTCCGTCATCAAGACGCTCCGCCGGCACCTCGTGGCCGAGCGCGGCATGGACCGGCGCTCGGTGGCGTTCATGGGCTACTGGCGGGACGGCCGCGCCGAGAACTAG
- a CDS encoding RICIN domain-containing protein: MRQRINGSAAALAAIVLALAGATVAGVAGASSAAAAPAPGAYTVVNNGSGLCLTVPGASTSDAVQLTQTACGGAAQTWTLAASGGGYTLRAAHSGKCAGVRDASTSAGKAVQQESCTGASSQTWTLPESGSTVRVVNANGGKCLNIKDNSTASGALVQQNSCDSVATKQWRLVPSGGGPTDPPDPTDPPTTPPPGNPTGLVGWATQGGGTTGGGNASPTTVTSASALTSALSSGSAAVIRVSGTISCSGMLRVASNKTVLGNSGAVISGCGFNIAEASNVIVRNLTFRGWGDDAINVQYSTRVFIDHNTFSNGGDGAVDVKRASDYVTISWNRVFDHDKTMLLGHDDGNGSEDRGHLRVTYHHNWFDGTNQRHPRVRFGNPVHVYNNYYANVGGYGVASTEGAGVLVEGNYFENTEDPFHLGEGDSGPGTLVARNNHFVNSGSGQSGGSVASIPYSYALDSASGVKSIVTAGAGAGRISV, translated from the coding sequence GTGCGACAGAGAATCAACGGCAGCGCGGCTGCTCTCGCCGCGATCGTCCTGGCCCTGGCCGGCGCCACGGTGGCCGGCGTCGCAGGCGCCTCCTCGGCCGCCGCCGCACCGGCGCCGGGGGCGTACACCGTGGTGAACAACGGCAGCGGCCTGTGCCTCACCGTGCCGGGGGCCAGCACGTCCGACGCCGTGCAGCTCACGCAGACCGCCTGCGGCGGCGCCGCGCAGACCTGGACGCTGGCCGCGAGCGGCGGCGGCTACACGCTCAGGGCCGCCCACAGCGGCAAGTGCGCGGGCGTCAGGGACGCCAGCACCTCCGCGGGCAAGGCCGTGCAGCAGGAGAGCTGCACCGGCGCCTCCTCCCAGACGTGGACGCTGCCCGAGTCGGGATCCACCGTCAGGGTCGTCAACGCCAACGGCGGCAAGTGCCTCAACATCAAGGACAACTCGACCGCGTCCGGCGCCCTGGTGCAGCAGAACTCGTGCGACTCGGTCGCGACCAAGCAGTGGCGGCTCGTCCCGTCCGGTGGCGGCCCCACCGACCCGCCGGACCCGACCGACCCGCCCACCACGCCTCCTCCCGGCAACCCGACCGGCCTGGTCGGCTGGGCCACCCAGGGCGGCGGCACCACCGGCGGCGGCAACGCCTCGCCGACCACCGTCACCAGCGCCTCGGCCCTGACCAGCGCCCTGTCGTCCGGCAGCGCCGCGGTGATCAGGGTGTCGGGCACGATCTCCTGCTCCGGCATGCTGCGCGTGGCCTCCAACAAGACCGTGCTGGGCAACTCGGGCGCGGTGATCTCCGGCTGCGGGTTCAACATCGCCGAGGCCTCGAACGTGATCGTCCGCAACCTCACCTTCCGCGGCTGGGGCGACGACGCGATCAACGTGCAGTACTCGACCCGCGTGTTCATCGACCACAACACCTTCAGCAACGGCGGCGACGGCGCCGTGGACGTCAAGCGGGCCAGCGACTACGTCACCATCTCCTGGAACCGGGTCTTCGACCACGACAAGACCATGCTGCTCGGCCACGACGACGGCAACGGCTCCGAGGACCGCGGCCACCTGCGCGTGACGTACCACCACAACTGGTTCGACGGAACCAACCAGCGCCACCCGCGCGTGCGGTTCGGCAACCCGGTGCACGTCTACAACAACTACTACGCCAACGTCGGCGGCTATGGCGTGGCCTCCACCGAGGGCGCGGGCGTGCTCGTCGAGGGCAACTACTTCGAGAACACCGAGGACCCGTTCCACCTCGGCGAGGGTGACTCGGGGCCGGGCACCCTGGTCGCGCGGAACAACCACTTCGTCAACTCCGGCAGCGGGCAGAGCGGCGGCAGCGTCGCCTCCATCCCGTACTCGTACGCGCTCGACAGCGCCTCCGGCGTCAAGTCGATCGTGACGGCGGGGGCCGGCGCGGGACGCATCTCCGTCTGA
- a CDS encoding alpha-galactosidase, protein MSPVILSAAGVALVLDDSGPGLPRVRHFGAGLGPVAGPDLLPALAAPAPPLLPAQGDGWYGRPGLSGGRDGEHWPVRWAVDGIGVTAEPGSGGSVTVTASDARAGLRLVSELVMDGEGLVRMRHTVTNTEISPYRVAGLVCGLPVPARAGELLDFTGRWALEKAPQRRAFGQGVWSRENRRGRTGHDATGLLVAGTEGFGFRGGEVWAVHAGWSGDHVHYAERLAEGVALLGAGELLEPGEVVLAEEASYSTPWVYFAWSGGGLDDASARLHAHLRSRPLPVRPVTLNNWEATYFDHGLDRLLELAGRAAEAGIERFVLDDGWFRHRRHDRAGLGDWYVDEGVWPDGLHPLADRVRKLGMQFGLWFEPEMVNPDSDLAREHPDWILGHAERMPPPQRHQQVLDLARPEAYAYLLERLDTLVGEYALDYIKWDHNRDIAEPVHDGVPGVHAQTLATYRLLDELRARHPGLEIESCSSGGARVDYGILARTDRVWTSDSNDALDRQRIQRWTGLLVPPERLGCHVGAPRDHVTGRVLPLAFRAATALFGHMGVEWDLTAASQEELDELATWIALHKRLRPVLHAGRVVRADHPDPSALLHGVVLPERAVYAYVQAGSRLEIMPGPLLLPGLDPEAVYEVRVAGPVPERAAMPEWAAAPVRLPGAVLGELGLPAPVLRPASALIVELERV, encoded by the coding sequence TTGTCTCCTGTGATCCTCTCCGCGGCGGGCGTCGCGCTGGTGCTCGACGACTCCGGCCCCGGCCTGCCGCGGGTGCGGCACTTCGGCGCCGGGCTCGGGCCCGTCGCCGGGCCCGACCTGCTGCCCGCGCTGGCCGCCCCCGCCCCGCCGCTGCTGCCCGCCCAGGGCGACGGCTGGTACGGCCGCCCCGGCCTGTCCGGCGGCCGGGACGGCGAGCACTGGCCGGTCCGGTGGGCGGTGGACGGGATCGGCGTGACGGCCGAGCCGGGCTCCGGCGGGTCGGTGACCGTGACGGCCTCCGACGCCAGGGCGGGCCTGCGGCTGGTGAGCGAGCTGGTCATGGACGGCGAGGGCCTGGTGCGGATGCGGCACACGGTGACGAACACCGAAATATCGCCCTATCGGGTGGCGGGGCTGGTGTGCGGGCTGCCGGTGCCGGCGCGGGCCGGTGAGCTGCTGGACTTCACCGGCCGGTGGGCGCTGGAGAAGGCGCCGCAGCGCAGGGCGTTCGGGCAGGGGGTGTGGTCGAGGGAGAACCGGCGCGGCCGTACCGGGCACGACGCGACGGGGCTGCTGGTGGCGGGCACCGAGGGGTTCGGGTTCCGCGGCGGCGAGGTGTGGGCGGTGCACGCCGGCTGGAGCGGCGACCACGTGCACTACGCCGAGCGGCTGGCCGAGGGCGTGGCGCTGCTGGGCGCGGGCGAGCTGCTCGAACCCGGCGAGGTCGTGCTGGCCGAGGAGGCGAGCTACAGCACGCCGTGGGTGTACTTCGCCTGGTCGGGCGGCGGGCTGGACGACGCGAGCGCGCGCCTGCACGCGCACCTGCGCTCGCGCCCGCTGCCGGTGCGCCCCGTCACGCTGAACAACTGGGAGGCCACCTACTTCGACCACGGCCTCGACCGGCTGCTGGAGCTGGCCGGCCGGGCCGCCGAGGCCGGGATCGAGCGGTTCGTGCTCGACGACGGGTGGTTCCGCCACCGCCGCCACGACCGGGCCGGCCTCGGCGACTGGTACGTGGACGAGGGCGTCTGGCCGGACGGCCTGCACCCGCTGGCCGACCGCGTACGCAAGCTGGGCATGCAGTTCGGCCTCTGGTTCGAGCCCGAGATGGTCAACCCGGACTCCGACCTGGCCCGCGAGCACCCCGACTGGATCCTCGGGCACGCCGAGCGGATGCCGCCGCCCCAGCGTCACCAGCAGGTCCTCGACCTGGCCAGGCCGGAGGCGTACGCGTACCTGCTGGAACGGCTGGACACGCTGGTCGGCGAGTACGCGCTGGACTACATCAAGTGGGACCACAACCGCGACATCGCCGAGCCGGTGCACGACGGCGTGCCGGGCGTGCACGCGCAGACGCTGGCCACGTACCGGCTGCTGGACGAGCTGCGCGCCCGCCACCCCGGGCTGGAGATCGAGTCGTGCTCGTCCGGCGGCGCGCGCGTCGACTACGGCATCCTGGCCCGCACCGACCGGGTGTGGACCTCCGACAGCAACGACGCGCTCGACCGGCAGCGGATCCAGCGCTGGACGGGGCTGCTGGTGCCGCCGGAGCGGCTGGGCTGCCACGTCGGCGCGCCGCGCGACCACGTCACCGGCCGGGTGCTGCCGCTGGCCTTCCGCGCCGCGACCGCGCTGTTCGGGCACATGGGCGTGGAGTGGGACCTGACCGCGGCGAGCCAGGAGGAGCTGGACGAGCTGGCCACCTGGATCGCGCTGCACAAGCGGCTGCGGCCGGTGCTGCACGCCGGGCGCGTGGTGCGCGCCGACCACCCGGACCCGTCGGCGCTGCTGCACGGCGTGGTGCTGCCCGAGCGGGCCGTGTACGCGTACGTGCAGGCCGGCTCCAGGCTCGAGATCATGCCCGGCCCGCTGCTGCTGCCCGGCCTCGACCCGGAGGCCGTGTACGAGGTGCGCGTCGCCGGGCCCGTCCCCGAGCGGGCGGCGATGCCGGAGTGGGCGGCGGCGCCGGTGCGGCTGCCGGGCGCCGTGCTGGGCGAGCTGGGGCTGCCCGCCCCGGTGCTGCGGCCCGCGTCCGCGCTGATCGTGGAGCTCGAACGCGTCTAA
- a CDS encoding vWA domain-containing protein, giving the protein MRGPLAALLVPALLLTAACTGESGEVTDGPDVLRVLAGSEIKDLEPLLERAASEAGVRVKLTYTGTLDGADQVAGGRADGKLDATWFSSNRYLSLIDGAQAKLSTQTKIMVSPVVLGLKPAKAAELGWDAEQVTWADIAAAARDGRFSFGMTNPASSNSGFSALVGVAAALSDADGALSAEQVAAVTPRLKDFFSAQRLTAGSSGWLADAYARDPSVDGMVNYESVLLGAREPLTLVYPGDGVVSADYPLTLLASAPEEKKVLYGKLAAWLRTPAVQKEIMTGTHRRPISGGVPLEPRFSSAQLIELPFPNRRSTADELIATYLNQVRVPAQATFVLDTSGSMKGGRIDALRQALVALTGADTSVSGAFTRFSNRETVTMIPFSGSPRPPVPFTVPERNPEAVLAEIRSFAEGLDANGGTAIYDSLKAAYDRPVEAGHYGSIVLMTDGENTDGSDYAGFESHYRSLPEDRRRVPTFVVLFGESDAEEMRRVAELTGGAVFDARETSLTSAFKEIRGFQ; this is encoded by the coding sequence ATGAGAGGTCCCCTGGCCGCGCTCCTCGTTCCCGCCCTGCTGCTGACCGCCGCCTGCACAGGTGAGAGCGGGGAGGTCACCGACGGCCCCGACGTGCTGCGCGTCCTGGCCGGCAGCGAGATCAAGGACCTGGAGCCGCTGCTCGAACGGGCCGCGAGCGAGGCCGGGGTGCGGGTGAAGCTCACCTACACCGGCACGCTCGACGGCGCCGACCAGGTCGCCGGCGGCCGCGCCGACGGCAAGCTGGACGCCACCTGGTTCTCCTCCAACCGCTACCTGTCCCTGATCGACGGCGCCCAGGCCAAGCTGTCCACCCAGACCAAGATCATGGTCTCGCCGGTGGTGCTGGGCCTCAAGCCCGCCAAGGCCGCCGAGCTCGGCTGGGACGCCGAGCAGGTCACCTGGGCCGACATCGCCGCGGCGGCCAGGGACGGCAGGTTCAGCTTCGGCATGACCAACCCCGCCTCCTCCAACTCCGGCTTCTCCGCCCTGGTCGGCGTGGCCGCCGCGCTCTCGGACGCCGACGGGGCGCTCAGCGCCGAGCAGGTCGCCGCGGTGACGCCCCGGCTGAAGGACTTCTTCTCCGCGCAGCGCCTGACGGCCGGCTCGTCGGGCTGGCTGGCCGACGCCTACGCCCGCGACCCGAGCGTGGACGGCATGGTCAACTACGAGTCGGTGCTGCTGGGCGCCCGCGAACCGCTCACGCTCGTCTACCCGGGCGACGGCGTCGTCAGCGCCGACTACCCGCTCACGCTGCTGGCCTCCGCCCCGGAGGAGAAGAAGGTCCTGTACGGCAAGCTCGCCGCCTGGCTGCGCACCCCCGCCGTGCAGAAGGAGATCATGACCGGCACGCACCGCCGGCCGATCTCCGGCGGCGTCCCGCTGGAGCCGCGTTTCAGCTCCGCCCAGCTGATCGAGCTGCCGTTCCCCAACCGGCGCAGCACGGCCGACGAGCTGATCGCCACCTACCTCAACCAGGTGCGCGTCCCGGCCCAGGCCACGTTCGTGCTGGACACGTCCGGCTCGATGAAGGGCGGCAGGATCGACGCGCTGCGGCAGGCGCTGGTGGCGCTGACCGGCGCGGACACCTCCGTCTCCGGCGCCTTCACCCGCTTCAGCAACCGCGAGACCGTGACGATGATCCCGTTCAGCGGCTCGCCGCGGCCGCCCGTGCCGTTCACCGTGCCCGAGCGGAACCCCGAGGCGGTGCTCGCCGAGATCAGGAGCTTCGCCGAAGGGCTGGACGCCAACGGCGGCACCGCGATCTACGACAGCCTCAAGGCCGCCTACGACCGGCCGGTCGAGGCGGGCCACTACGGCTCGATCGTGCTCATGACGGACGGCGAGAACACCGACGGCTCCGACTACGCCGGCTTCGAGAGCCACTACCGGTCGCTGCCGGAGGACAGGCGCCGCGTGCCGACGTTCGTGGTGCTGTTCGGGGAGAGCGACGCTGAGGAGATGCGCCGGGTGGCCGAGCTGACCGGCGGCGCCGTGTTCGACGCCCGCGAAACGTCGCTGACCAGCGCGTTCAAGGAGATCCGTGGCTTTCAGTGA
- a CDS encoding toxic anion resistance protein: MSDLVLTPPAPVTPVPAETAATMLPMTDERAAELTAKAREFAGELGGIDPRSPEFTRKVHDISSMGDTEIRSASQVANRMLKRPVAALDAAGGEGADAQGRVASGLVALRRTVVDLDPKQAASGTRKLLGLIPFGDRLRDYFAKFHSAQKHLDDIIRALKSGQDELLRDNAAIEGEKANLWEAMTRLQEYAVMAKAMDAALEERIAVADETQATALRSDALFAVRQKHQDLLTQLAVSAQGYLALDLVRKNNLELSKGVDRATTTTVAALRTAVTVAQALANQKLVLDQITALNATTGDLILATSEMLRTQAGAIQNQAASTTVDLDTLRQAFDNVYATMDLIDSFRAKAVDSMAVTVDSLSSELEHARTYLDRAKEASA, translated from the coding sequence GTGTCCGATCTGGTGCTCACGCCGCCCGCGCCGGTCACTCCGGTACCGGCCGAGACGGCGGCCACCATGCTGCCGATGACCGACGAGCGCGCGGCCGAGCTGACCGCCAAGGCGCGCGAGTTCGCCGGCGAGCTGGGCGGGATCGACCCGCGCTCGCCGGAGTTCACCCGCAAGGTCCACGACATCTCCTCGATGGGCGACACCGAGATCAGGTCCGCCTCTCAGGTGGCCAACCGCATGCTGAAGCGCCCCGTCGCGGCCCTCGACGCCGCCGGGGGCGAGGGCGCCGACGCCCAGGGCAGGGTGGCGAGCGGCCTGGTGGCGCTGCGCCGTACCGTCGTGGACCTGGACCCGAAGCAGGCGGCGAGCGGGACTCGCAAGCTGCTGGGGCTCATCCCGTTCGGCGACCGGCTGCGCGACTACTTCGCCAAGTTCCACTCCGCGCAGAAGCATCTCGACGACATCATCCGCGCGCTGAAGTCGGGCCAGGACGAGCTGCTGCGCGACAACGCCGCCATCGAGGGCGAGAAGGCGAACCTGTGGGAGGCGATGACGCGGCTGCAGGAGTACGCGGTCATGGCCAAGGCGATGGACGCGGCCCTGGAGGAGCGCATCGCGGTGGCGGACGAGACGCAGGCCACGGCGCTGCGCTCGGACGCGCTGTTCGCCGTCCGCCAGAAGCACCAGGACCTGCTCACCCAGCTCGCCGTCTCCGCCCAGGGCTACCTGGCCCTCGACCTGGTACGCAAGAACAACCTGGAGCTCAGCAAGGGCGTGGACCGCGCCACCACGACCACCGTCGCCGCCCTGCGCACGGCGGTGACGGTCGCGCAGGCGCTGGCGAACCAGAAGCTGGTGCTCGACCAGATCACCGCGCTGAACGCGACGACCGGCGACCTCATCCTGGCCACCAGCGAGATGCTGCGCACGCAGGCCGGCGCCATCCAGAACCAGGCCGCCTCCACGACCGTGGACCTGGACACGCTGCGCCAGGCGTTCGACAACGTCTACGCCACGATGGACCTGATCGACTCCTTCCGCGCCAAGGCCGTGGACAGCATGGCCGTCACGGTGGACAGCCTGTCGTCGGAGCTGGAGCACGCCAGGACGTACCTGGACCGCGCCAAGGAGGCCTCCGCATGA
- a CDS encoding dihydrodipicolinate synthase family protein, translating to MTAPVWHGVHVATALPFGDDLSVDYDAYAEHVRFLAEGGCHGVCPNGSLGEYQTLTDEERARVVRTAVEAAPDGFHVMPGVAAYGSAESRRWAEQAAEAGASSVLLLPPNAYRADRRAVVAHYREVARAGLPVVAYNNPIDTKVDLTPPLLAELHQEGLIVGVKEFTGDVRRAYEIAELAPGLDVLVGSDDVLLELGIAGAVGWIAGYPNMIPRATVELYHLAVAGDVAKALPIYRDLHPLLRWDSKTEFVQSIKLSMDLAGRRGGPCRPPRLALAPEVAARITRDTEAVLAKGYR from the coding sequence ATGACCGCCCCTGTGTGGCACGGCGTGCACGTCGCGACCGCCCTCCCCTTCGGCGACGACCTGTCCGTCGACTACGACGCCTACGCCGAGCACGTGCGTTTCCTGGCCGAGGGCGGCTGCCACGGCGTGTGCCCCAACGGCTCGCTCGGCGAGTACCAGACGCTGACCGACGAGGAACGCGCCCGCGTGGTGCGCACCGCCGTCGAGGCCGCGCCCGACGGCTTCCACGTCATGCCGGGCGTGGCCGCGTACGGGTCCGCCGAGTCGCGGCGCTGGGCCGAGCAGGCGGCCGAGGCGGGGGCCTCGTCGGTGCTGCTGCTCCCGCCGAACGCCTACCGCGCCGACCGCCGCGCCGTCGTCGCCCACTACCGCGAGGTGGCCAGGGCGGGGCTGCCGGTGGTGGCCTACAACAACCCGATCGACACCAAGGTGGACCTGACGCCCCCGCTGCTGGCGGAGCTGCACCAGGAGGGGCTGATCGTCGGGGTGAAGGAGTTCACCGGGGACGTGCGCAGGGCGTACGAGATCGCCGAGCTGGCGCCCGGGCTGGACGTGCTGGTCGGGTCGGACGACGTGCTGCTGGAGCTGGGCATCGCCGGCGCGGTCGGCTGGATCGCCGGCTACCCGAACATGATTCCCCGCGCCACCGTGGAGCTCTACCACCTGGCGGTGGCGGGCGACGTGGCCAAGGCCCTGCCCATCTACCGGGACCTGCACCCGCTGCTGCGGTGGGACTCCAAGACCGAGTTCGTGCAGTCGATCAAGCTGTCGATGGACCTGGCCGGGCGCAGGGGCGGCCCCTGCCGGCCGCCGCGCCTGGCCCTCGCGCCCGAGGTCGCGGCCCGGATCACCCGCGACACGGAGGCGGTGCTCGCCAAGGGCTACCGCTGA
- a CDS encoding aminopeptidase P family protein: protein MGDGKLPKLVDIPAFTQYIAQGWDSPARTPDVVPGAAEAAAAHRARLAAALPGRTVVVKAGHAPVRSNDTAYDFRVDSDFYWLTGCAVEHAVAIVRDGAATLYLPPPARPGETGFFADAAYGELWVGPSPSLAEWSAALGVEVLPLADFTDPGVPADDVGRVLAELRMIKDEWEAGQLREAVDRTVEGFAAVLAEVPAAVAGGGERWLQGTFDRYARTYGNGPGYASIVGSGPHAPTLHWVRCDGPVLEGEALLLDLGVETRSHYTADVTRTFPVGGAFSPAQRQVHDLVERAHRAGLAQVAPGRPFTAFHHAAMEVIARGLHDWGLLPVSVDEALSDTGQHHRRYLICGIGHHLGLDVHDCARSRPEAYHGAAMAPGMVLTVEPGLYFHAHDRTVPPELRGIGVRIEDDLLVTADGAENLSAALPIDASGLENWTKEKNV, encoded by the coding sequence ATGGGTGACGGCAAGCTGCCCAAACTGGTCGACATCCCCGCGTTCACCCAGTACATCGCCCAGGGCTGGGACTCCCCCGCCCGCACGCCGGACGTGGTCCCCGGCGCGGCCGAGGCCGCCGCCGCCCACCGGGCCAGGCTCGCCGCGGCGCTGCCCGGCCGGACCGTCGTGGTGAAGGCCGGCCACGCGCCGGTCCGCAGCAACGACACCGCCTACGACTTCCGCGTGGACAGCGACTTCTACTGGCTGACCGGCTGCGCGGTGGAGCACGCGGTGGCCATCGTCCGTGACGGCGCGGCCACCCTGTACCTGCCGCCGCCCGCCCGCCCCGGCGAGACCGGCTTCTTCGCCGACGCCGCCTACGGCGAGCTGTGGGTCGGCCCGTCCCCGTCGCTCGCCGAGTGGTCGGCCGCGCTCGGCGTCGAGGTGCTGCCGCTGGCCGACTTCACCGATCCCGGCGTGCCCGCCGACGACGTCGGCCGGGTGCTCGCCGAGCTGCGCATGATCAAGGACGAGTGGGAGGCCGGGCAGCTGCGCGAGGCCGTGGACCGCACGGTCGAGGGCTTCGCCGCCGTGCTCGCCGAGGTGCCCGCCGCGGTGGCCGGCGGGGGCGAGCGGTGGCTGCAGGGCACGTTCGACCGGTACGCCAGGACGTACGGCAACGGCCCCGGCTACGCCTCCATCGTCGGCAGCGGCCCGCACGCCCCCACCCTGCACTGGGTGCGCTGCGACGGCCCCGTCCTGGAGGGCGAGGCGCTGCTGCTCGACCTGGGCGTGGAGACGCGCTCCCACTACACCGCCGACGTCACCCGCACCTTCCCCGTCGGCGGCGCGTTCAGCCCGGCCCAGCGGCAGGTGCACGACCTGGTGGAACGGGCGCACCGGGCCGGGCTCGCGCAGGTGGCGCCCGGCCGCCCGTTCACCGCCTTCCACCACGCGGCCATGGAGGTCATCGCGCGTGGCCTGCATGACTGGGGGCTGCTGCCGGTGTCGGTGGACGAGGCCCTGTCGGACACCGGCCAGCACCACCGCCGCTACCTGATCTGCGGCATCGGCCACCATCTGGGCCTGGACGTGCACGACTGCGCGCGCTCGCGTCCCGAGGCGTACCACGGGGCGGCCATGGCGCCGGGCATGGTGCTGACCGTCGAGCCCGGGCTGTACTTCCACGCGCACGACCGCACGGTGCCGCCGGAGCTGCGCGGCATCGGCGTGCGCATCGAGGACGACCTGCTCGTGACGGCGGACGGCGCGGAGAACCTGTCCGCCGCGCTGCCCATCGACGCGAGCGGGCTGGAGAACTGGACCAAGGAGAAGAACGTATGA
- a CDS encoding alpha/beta fold hydrolase, with protein MITATYTIPGMRVRDHVERVPLDWADPEATITVFARELVDPARDGEDLPCLLYLQGGPGGKGPRPVGTSGWLGRALESYRVILLDQRGTGRSSRIDGRVMSALGAREGADYLARFRADSIVADAEHLRRTVFGGRRWSTLGQSYGGFLTLTYLSNAPEGLSACYVAGGLPSLDPDAAEVYRRTYPRVAAKNAEFYRRYPHHAETTARLADRLAEGGVLLPDGDTLTVRRLQSLGIDFGMKPGYERMHWLLDESDGLPETFLHQVLARSSYADNPLFAALQESIYGHGAGATAWAAQRERACHPAFAEDARPLLFTGEMIYPWMFQEIRALRPFRGAVELLAERDDWPPLYDVDRLAANDVPVAAAVYFDDMYVDSGLQLDTASRVGNTQAWVTNEYEHDGIGEERVFARLTQLVRELGGGLTDG; from the coding sequence TTGATCACCGCGACGTACACCATCCCCGGGATGCGGGTGCGCGACCACGTCGAACGGGTGCCCCTGGACTGGGCCGACCCGGAGGCGACCATCACGGTGTTCGCCCGCGAGCTGGTGGACCCGGCCCGCGACGGCGAGGACCTGCCCTGCCTGCTCTACCTTCAGGGCGGGCCCGGCGGCAAGGGGCCCCGCCCGGTCGGCACCTCGGGCTGGCTGGGGCGGGCGCTGGAGTCGTACCGGGTGATCCTGCTCGACCAGCGGGGCACGGGCCGCAGCTCGCGCATCGACGGCCGGGTGATGAGCGCGCTCGGCGCGCGGGAGGGCGCCGACTACCTGGCGCGCTTCCGCGCCGACTCGATCGTCGCCGACGCGGAGCACCTGCGCAGGACGGTGTTCGGCGGGCGGCGCTGGTCGACGCTGGGGCAGAGCTACGGGGGTTTCCTGACGCTCACGTACCTGTCGAACGCGCCCGAGGGGCTCAGCGCCTGCTACGTGGCGGGCGGCCTGCCGTCGCTCGACCCGGACGCCGCCGAGGTCTACCGGCGCACGTACCCGCGGGTGGCGGCCAAGAACGCCGAGTTCTACCGCCGCTACCCGCACCACGCCGAGACGACGGCGCGGCTGGCCGACCGGCTGGCCGAGGGCGGCGTGCTGCTGCCCGACGGTGACACGCTGACCGTTCGGCGGCTGCAGTCGCTGGGCATCGACTTCGGCATGAAGCCCGGCTACGAGCGCATGCACTGGCTGCTGGACGAATCGGACGGGCTGCCGGAGACGTTCCTGCACCAGGTGCTGGCCCGCTCCTCCTACGCCGACAACCCGCTGTTCGCCGCGCTGCAGGAGAGCATCTACGGGCACGGGGCCGGCGCGACCGCGTGGGCGGCCCAGCGCGAGCGCGCCTGCCACCCCGCCTTCGCCGAGGACGCCAGGCCGCTGCTGTTCACCGGGGAGATGATCTATCCCTGGATGTTCCAGGAGATCCGCGCGCTGCGCCCCTTCCGCGGCGCCGTCGAGCTGCTCGCCGAGCGGGACGACTGGCCGCCGCTGTACGACGTGGACCGGCTGGCCGCCAACGACGTGCCGGTGGCCGCCGCCGTCTACTTCGACGACATGTACGTCGACTCGGGCCTGCAACTGGACACCGCCTCCCGGGTGGGCAACACGCAGGCCTGGGTCACCAACGAGTACGAGCACGACGGCATCGGCGAGGAACGCGTCTTCGCCCGCCTGACGCAGCTCGTCCGCGAGCTAGGAGGAGGACTCACCGATGGGTGA